Proteins from a genomic interval of Heteronotia binoei isolate CCM8104 ecotype False Entrance Well chromosome 7, APGP_CSIRO_Hbin_v1, whole genome shotgun sequence:
- the SNAI2 gene encoding zinc finger protein SNAI2, giving the protein MPRSFLVKKHFNSSKKPNYSELDTHTVIISPYLYESYPMPVIPQPEVLSSVACNPITVWTTTGLLPPPLPSDLSPLSGYPSSLGRVSPPPHSDTSSKDHSGSESPISDEEERIQSKLSDPHAIEAEKFQCGLCNKTYSTFSGLAKHKQLHCDAQSRKSFSCKYCDKEYVSLGALKMHIRTHTLPCVCKICGKAFSRPWLLQGHIRTHTGEKPFSCPHCNRAFADRSNLRAHLQTHSDVKKYQCKNCSKTFSRMSLLHKHEESGCCVVH; this is encoded by the exons ATGCCACGATCTTTTTTGGTCAAGAAGCATTTCAACTCTTCCAAAAAGCCAAATTACAGTGAACTGGATACTCACACAG tGATAATTTCCCCATACCTTTATGAGAGCTACCCAATGCCTGTAATTCCACAACCAGAGGTCCTGAGTTCAGTCGCTTGCAATCCCATCACTGTATGGACTACAACTGGTCTGCTGCCTCCCCCTTTACCCAGTGACCTCTCACCTCTCTCTGGATATCCTTCGTCATTGGGAAGAGTCAGCCCACCTCCTCATTCTGACACTTCATCCAAGGATCACAGTGGCTCAGAGAGTCCCATTAGTGATGAAGAAGAGAGAATCCAGTCCAAGCTTTCAGATCCCCATGCCATTGAAGCTGAAAAATTTCAGTGTGGTTTATGCAACAAGACCTACTCTACCTTCTCTGGACTGGCCAAGCATAAGCAGTTGCACTGTGATGCCCAGTCTAGGAAATCTTTCAGCTGTAAATACTGTGACAAGGAATATGTCAGCCTGGGAGCTCTTAAGATGCATATCAGGACCCACACACTACCTTGTGTTTGCAAGATCTGTGGCAAGGCTTTCTCCAGACCCTGGTTACTTCAAGGACACATCAGAACTCATACTG gagagaagcctttttcATGCCCTCATTGcaacagagcatttgcagaccgCTCAAATTTGAGAGCACATCTGCAGACTCATTCAGATGTGAAGAAATACCAGTGCAAAAATTGTTCCAAAACTTTCTCCCGCATGTCTCTTCTGCACAAACATGAGGAATCTGGCTGCTGTGTAGTACACTGA